The genomic window CCTGTGTCTGCTCAGCTCCAGGCCAAGTACTGCATACTGACAGGAGACTGGACCATGACCGTACTTCCAATTCTGTCACACAGGCCGTAAGGTCTCCTAAACATTAAGGCTGTAATGGGACTTAAAGACTGCCCTGTAAATTTACAGCCCAACAAACACCATTTTGGGataatggcaaaagaaaaaacatctcACAACTGCAGGGAAAGGCTCATTTACAGCATCTTGAGTAAAGTCAAGGATCCTCCACCATTTCAAAACACCGAGGTCTGTATTTCTAACACAAGGATACCTTAGTCCAAACTCTCAGACGTTAAAGGCAAGAGTTGAACTTGAAGTCCATCAACTCCTGAGTATCGTGTGGCAGAGCCAGACGGATTCCCCCACCCAGCGCCCGCACCACTGCCCCTCTCATTTAGCTCTGTCAGGGAAGTTGTCAACTGTGGGATTCTGAAGCCAGAAACACAAatctctggtattttgttttcACCACTCTCTTCTATTACTTTATTTCCATTAGCAAATTCTTCCTCTCCATGTCTTTAAGCAACCTGAAGTGTATGTATAAACACATGCACAAAAAACTAAAAGGTTCCTCTTTCGAGTAAAGATCTATCTAACTGCTAAAGTACCAGAGGCAGCAGAGGCAAACATTTTGCTTAAAACCAACACAACCACACTTACTAATGTAGGACACACCCCTTAGTCCAGGGATAATGGAAGTTTACACATGAATTAAAAAGACATAATCTTCTACCCAAATTGTTTAGTCATTTCAATTTACCAGGCACCACCACTGACAGGTAAACTCAGACACGTGGGACTCCCAAGGATAACATGTTCTTGAAGCGGACCCCGGCTAACTAGAAAACAGGACTAGCAACTCTTTATCAAATGCTTGTCACGCTCAGTGATGTCTCTACTTAaaaacagaatggctaaaatgtgATTTGCAATTGTAGTAATCCATGAGACCTCAAGATAATCAATGACTCGAACAGAAAATAGTTTTAAGTCACAACACTGGAAGATTTTAGTAGTTTGAAATGTCAGTAATTTCCATTCATTGAGAATCTAATGGATGCTCACTCCTGGAATCCACCAATCAAACGAAGCCCAGACTAACCATAGAAACAGCTCAACCAATTGCCTTTCGGTAGAGAATCCACCTATCGAATCTTCCTCACATATAAAGCAAAACCTCGGCCCAGCAACAGCAGCCTTGAAAATCCTCCAATGGAGTCCACATAGATGGTGGACCCTCCCCACCAGAGCTTCTGATCCACGTCTATGGGGCCTAGCAATTGGCATTTTTAACCACTCCCAACCCCATACTCTGCTGGAGGTGGCAGTCTTACCACACTTCGAGATTCACTCATCTAAAGAAGGCCAAACACTATAAAATAGGTTACACTTTCCCAACTGATTTAATTACACCCTTACACCTAATCAAGTATCTTCCTTGTGGGCATTTCAAGTTTTAATCTTGGCACAAAACACAAGTATTTCAGATACATAACCACCTCTAAAACTCTATTTCTCAGAGTACTGATGCCCTGGTGCTAATATTAAACTCAACAGCTTCTCATTGAAGTGGAAATCCGTAATCCTCTTTAGCTAACTACAAGTCCTGAAATCCCTGTTCCTTAACAGGTACAGTGTCCTCTTGAAGCACACCTTTTCTTACTATCAGCCATCTCGTCCTAACTACCCGGTGCTTCTTCTACCTCAATCCTTGATTCTTTAGTCTGACCTGCTCCCCTGCCCAGACACTCTGTGCTCTTCGCTTGCACCTACTTCTTCAGAGCCAGTAAGACATTCATTCTCCACCCTTTTGCAGTGGTCACTCTTTAAAGCTGATCAAAGCACAGACCTCTAGTCTCATGTCTTCAGAATGTCCTGAAGCACCCACAGACGAAAAACAGTTATTTTCCACTTTCAGCATTGTTCTTGAAGCAacgtttaaaatgtaaaaatggtatATAGGCATGCGCACTAGGCTGTGGGATCAAATGGGCTCAAATTAGGACTCTGTGACCCAAGTGGGTTCAAATGACATTTCTGTGTATATGACCTTGAGCAACTTAACCTTTCTGATATCGCAAGGGTGATGTGAAGGTATCATCCATCTTACAGGCTTGTGACGACAGAATTCCATTAGCACATATGAAGATTTAGAAATGTTCTCGGTACCCAGCAGGGCAACCACCTCTTAAGCACCTTTCCCACCCGCCATTTTACCTGCAAAGCACCAATAGCCGCACTCTGGAAGCGCAGGTCTGTTTTGAAGTCCTGAGCAATTTCTCGCACCAGACGCTGGAAAGGAAGTTTGCGGATCAGAAGTTCAGTGGACTTCTGATAACGTCTAATTTCACGGAGTGCCACAGTACCAGGCcttcaaacaaaacaataaaaaacccaCGTTAAAGAAAAGGTTACCAACTATATAAAAAACCTAAAAGGATAAGTGGTTAGCTTTAAAGAAATGCAgtcattttccaaaaaataaaccACCCATTTTCTGTTCTTTAGTTTCTGTATAAAATCTCACTGATCAATCGGTGATGTGACTCTTCAAGCCTATCAAGAGTAATGACAATACCTTTAAAGCAAAAAGCATGGTATTAAAGTGGAGTCTTGGCAGGGAGTTTATTCAAGTCCTGTTCATCAACTTCGTCTATAACACAGATGTGGCAGTAACTTCTGTTATTACTTGGGAGGGTGTTAGGACACTAATAAAAAGTCCCAGTTCAGACTCTTCTCAACTCGGCACAGAACTCTTCCCACCTACACCCTTGATTCTTCTAAAAGACCTACCAACCTTGCCACACAATGAGCCTCATTTAAAATACTTGTCTATTTAAGTTTGATTCCCCAGAGTACGTTTACTTTGACTACTGCTCATCCCTCAGGAATGACTCCATTTGAACACTCACAGCTGTGCAGTACATCTTCACATGGaagacgtatttatttatttatttatttatttatttttaaagattttatttatttatttgacagagagaaatcacaagcaagcatagaggcaggcagagagagaggaggaagcaggctccccgctgagcagaaagccctatgtggggctcgaacccaggacctgggatcatgacctgagccgaaggcagtggcttaacccactgagccacccaggcgccccgttttttatttttttactaagtAACTGTGAGCAAAAAATGTACCTCAAGTCTGACTTACTTTCTTCCATCGAATGagcttttattttggaataactaTAAAATCATTTGTAGAGGCTAACCGCGGACAACTTCTGCCCCCTAATGGCAGATGCCCTTAACAACAATGCTCGGGGTAGTTCAAAACCCACTGTGCtaacagaaggaaataaaccaaTTCAACTAAATGAGGGGTGACAACTTTACTCAAACAAGACATGCCCCATCTTGGTTACTGgtgaaataagttaatattaaaatgtgtcaTTATACCAAAAGGGACAATGTcctcagaaatgtattttaaaatactttactctttaaaaaacatatattattaacatAAGAAACTAAAGAGAATGTTACTCTACCCCATAAACGTTATTAGTGATTCAATAAGTCTCCTCTGGGCAGTTTCAAAATGAAATGTTCCAATAAAACCCAacaataaattttatatgtatatatttttcaaggaTTAGTAAATTTTCAAAAGAGTAAAGACACGGGATTCCCTGAAGCAAAAATCCTGCTTATCCTACATCTTTTGCGTCTATTATATAAATACTGCTTCCTTGGACAGACTTTGTCCtactagttcctttttttttttttttttttttaagtacctgtAACGATGAGGTTTCTTCACCCCTCCGGTAGAGGGCGCACTCTTGCGAGCGGCTTTTGTAGCCAGTTGCTTCCTTGGAGCTTTACCCCCGGTCGATTTGCGGGCAGTCTGCTTTGTACGAGCCATGGTACAGAAACCTCCTTACTTACCTAccagcattaaaaaacaaacatcatgTATGCAGCTACCAAACGTCCAAGTTCTCCTGCCACTaccatcacccccccccccgaaaatCTGGAAATTATGACCGgtacaaaaaaaccaaaaaacaaaaaaaccaaccaaccaaccaaaccaaccaaaacaaacaaacaaacaaaaaaaaaacaaacccccccacacacaaaaaacaacaatgtCCGTAATGTTATATAATTCGAAAGGGTGCTGATTACGTCTACCACCCAAATAGGACTTCTTGAAACAAAACTGTAGTACTAGACGATTGTTAGCATTAACGCCAGTCATCTCTCAAAATGCCAAATCTGAGCGACAAACGGCAAAACAAAAAGACCCCTCACAGCCTCTGCTTCAATTTCGTTAATTAAAGCAGAAATTAGGAATGTCTGTAAACACCCGATCCCCGAACAAGTCAAAACAACGAAGCCACAAACCACAGAAAGGTCGAGtcaaatttcagtattttttaaaagggggggctTTAAGcccccccccgctgccccccCCGCGCGCCCGGCAGCGCGCAGATCTCCGCAAATACCGGCCAACAGCCCCGGGGGCGCGTCTCTACAGCTCTCGAGGGCCGACAGGGCCGACAGCGCCCGCGGACGGCCGTCCACAAAGCCCAGTCCCCGCGTCCGGCCCGCGGGGGGCTCCGCGGCGACGTCCCCCGAGTGCCCGTAGCCGGGCTGGCAGCAGCGCTCGGGCCCCCGGCCGGGCCGCTCGGCCCGCGGAAACTTTCGGGCCCGGCCCCCGGGCCGGCTCCCAGACCCGAGCCAAATGCAAACAATCGCGCCGCGGACCCGCCGCCTCCCCGAACGCCCCACACACCGAAACGCTCCAAAATGCCCCGATCCCCTGCCACGTGCCGCCCTCCAAAATGCAAAAGTTTTTTTGCATTTCAAATGCATCAAGTTTCCGCTTCTCCAAAAAAGGCGAGAAAAATGTCCCTTGGCGAAAAACGCTCCCCCGGCCGTGAAACGGGGAAGAGAGAAACGGGGGAGAAAAATATGGTCGGTGACCAGAGAAGAGAGACAAGATGGTGAAGCTCAGCAACAACTGTGGGGAGGCAGCGAAAAGCGAGTTACCCCGGGGTGGGAAGCAGCGGCGATTTCCAGCCTTTTCCCGCCCGAAAACCGCGGCCCGGGGCCCGGGGGTGGCAGTTAAGGGGCCCGCGCGGGTCGTGGTGAGGGTCTGGGGTCCCGGGAAGGGGCGGCGGGCGGGATTTCGCCGAAGAAAGGGGAGCCCGGGGCGCGGGGAGGAGGGCGAGCGGCTCGGCGCCGCGGCGGCGGCTGCTGTTGGGCTGAGGCGGCGAGAGACGGGGgagagccgccgccgccgccgccgcctcgggcCGAGGGAAACTCGCTCCTCACCGACGTTTCGGGGCCAAAAAGTTTGCGGGCCGAGCCCGGAGGGGCCGCGGGGCCGTCCCCGCAGCGTCGGGGCTCGGCCCCGTGGCGGACGGCGAGCGGGGCTCGGTCCCGGGAAGGCGGGCGGCCGGGGAAACTTACCCCCCTTCTCCTTCGGCTGGAGCTCGGCGAGCGAGAGGCGGCGCTGGCGTTGGCGAGCGACGGCGGCGCGGCGGCGGCTGCGAACACAATTGAAAGATGGCTGACACCGAGGCTAGCCCCCAACACACGCCGCCCCGCCTCCGCGCCGCACGCCAGCCAATCACACACAATGGAGGGAAGgctcggccccgccccctccccccgctcgcgccccgcccccgcccctccccccgcgcgCCCGTTCGCTGGCGCGCGCTCGCCCCTCCCCCGCGCGCCGCCCGCTCCCTCCCCCAGGCCGCCTCGCGCGGAGTGTGTACAAACACAAAAGACGTGCCGGAGGGCCGCCGGCTCTCGCCGTGACTGCCGGCCGCTCGCTCGGCTGCCCGCGCGCCGCCGGCCCCGCTCCCGCGCCCGGCCGGTCTTCCCCACCCACCACAATGCCCcccgccagcccctcccccccgcgcGCCCACGTCATCCCGCGCCCGGAGCCCGGGGTCGGGGCGCccaggggcggtgggggaggggcggcggccCGGGCGCGGCCGGTGAACGCCCGGCCTGCGGGTGGCGGCGGGGGAGggcagaagtgggggagggggcgccccGAGCGGCGGCGGCGACGGGGCGGAGGCCGGGGGCGACCCCCGGGGACGCAGCCCGCAGGGGCTCCGGAGCTGGCCCGGCCCGCCCGCTCGCGCGCAACTTTCCCCGCAGGTGGCGGCGCGGGGCCGGACGCCTGACGCAAGATGGCTGTGCTCGGCGAGCCCGACAACAATGCTCGGCCGTCGCCGGCCGCCCGGGCCTCCGCCGCGCCGTGCGCCGGAACCGCCAGAGCGGGCGAGCGGGTGGCCGCGGTCCCCGCGAAGTCCCCGGGCGCCCGGCGGCGGGGCTGAGATGCGGTCTGAGGCCGGCCGCCTTGAGCCGTGTTCCGTTCTCGGGCGCTCGGGGCTCCCGTCGCCCCCACGGTGCGTGTCCCGTACTCGGGGAcctgggccgggccgggccggtcCTGCTAACGCTCCGCAGCTGTGCGCGGCCTTCCAGGGAGTGAGCCCCGCGGCCAACCCGCGCACAGCGAATGGCGCTCGCTGCTGGGTGCATCTCGCTCGCGAACGGGGGCCTGAGACGGGTGGGGCCCTCGGGTGTCGGGGCGGGAAGAGAGCCGTCCAAGGTCACTTAAGGGAGCTGCAGAAAACTCCAGGCCTCCGTGTCCTTATTAGTTAGTGTTAAGTGTTCGGGGTTGTCGTGCAGAATGCCGGCAGGCAAGCCTCTCTGGAAAGCTCGCATGCAAAGAAGCCTAGCTGAGCCGTCCACGAGGAAGAGTTCCTGCTATTTGGATCAAGGAGAGTTTAATTTCCCTccgttgttttgctttgttttgttttcaggaaacCAAAATATTTGTTGTTGGGTTTATTCAGGAAAGCTGTTCTACAT from Lutra lutra chromosome 15, mLutLut1.2, whole genome shotgun sequence includes these protein-coding regions:
- the LOC125085909 gene encoding histone H3.3A produces the protein MARTKQTARKSTGGKAPRKQLATKAARKSAPSTGGVKKPHRYRPGTVALREIRRYQKSTELLIRKLPFQRLVREIAQDFKTDLRFQSAAIGALQEASEAYLVGLFEDTNLCAIHAKRVTIMPKDIQLARRIRGERA